In Pyrus communis chromosome 8, drPyrComm1.1, whole genome shotgun sequence, one genomic interval encodes:
- the LOC137742524 gene encoding methyl-CpG-binding domain-containing protein 7-like: MVKGESSQSEPIPLRTMRPGEEGEEPRSSGSKRQLQLVTTSRSFRLPDGWLVEEKPRPPSSTNPRQTHSDKYYYEPGTGLKFRSLAAVQRYLTEGQIEQRTIRSKPGNECNMLMTPRTRRATSSFVLPDGWEVEEKPRSNINYSGHTDRYYIEPGTGKRFRSLLSVERYLTEANEDFPLKALMPANKSGLSPGSGVQKMNNLGEILSQKVISSSVKRNISGEYDRPSKPIPPAKVNWVLGGPGGNMWNAFMDDSKVLDSVKQKWSEIFVSSVSGASVSVPRF, encoded by the exons ATGGTGAAGGGGGAATCGTCACAGTCGGAGCCGATTCCGCTGCGAACAATGAGGCCaggggaagaaggagaagaaccCAGAAGCAGTGGCAGCAAAAGGCAATTGCAATTGGTCACCACCTCCCGGTCCTTCAGACTCCCCGATGGTTGGTTGGTTGAGGAAAAGCCCCGTCCCCCTAGCTCTACCAACCCGCGCCAAACCCATAGTGACAAG tATTACTATGAGCCTGGCACTGGACTGAAGTTTCGTTCGCTGGCAGCTGTTCAGAGATACCTAACAGAAGGGCAAATCGAACAACGTACCATAAGATCAAAACCAGGCAATGAGTGTAAT ATGCTGATGACACCACGCACCAGGAGGGCCACTTCATCCTTTGTACTACCTGATGGTTGGGAAGTTGAGGAGAAGCCACGAAGCAATATCAATTATTCTGGTCACACAGACAGG TATTATATTGAGCCAGGGACTGGAAAGCGGTTCCGTTCTTTATTATCTGTTGAGAGATACCTAACAGAAGCGAATGAAGACTTTCCCCTCAAGGCATTGATGCCTGCCAACAAGTCTGGT CTTTCGCCTGGCTCTGGCGTTCAAAAGATGAACAATTTGGGCGAGATCCTGTCCCAGAAAGTTATTTCTAGTTCTGTGAAGAGAAATATTTCGGGCGAATATGATAGACCCTCCAAGCCCATCCCACCGGCAAAGGTTAATTGGGTCCTCGGCGGTCCTGGGGGTAATATGTGGAACGCCTTCATGGACGACTCTAAGGTCCTGGATTCTGTAAAGCAAAAGTGGTCCGAGATTTTTGTATCATCCGTCTCTGGTGCAAGCGTTAGTGTACCAAGGTTTTAA
- the LOC137742523 gene encoding protein ALP1-like: MGPVRGIRKRKKAEKKGEENASGSGSSEKEGPVDWWDEFSRRVNGVQSPSKVLDKFESVFKLSRKTFDYICSLVSEDMMAKSAHFVFTNGKPLSLHDQVAVALRRLSSGESLVTIGDSFGVNHSTVSQVTWRFVEAMEERGLHHLQWPSTEAEMTEVKSKFQKIRGFPNCCGVVDTTHVMMCLPASDPTSNAWLDQEKNHSMVLQAIVDPDMRFRDIVTGWPGKMKDWSVFQSSNFYQLCARGERLNGKRLELSTGLDVREYILGDLGFSLLPYLVIPYEGKELPEPKAQFNKWHYATQKVAQRALARLKDRWRIIQGVMWRPDKHRLPRIILVCCLLHNIVIDMEGGVQDEMPQSHKHDSEYRQQICGTIDINGVHLREKLSLYLSGRRMPMPP, translated from the exons ATGGGTCCTGTGAGAGGGATTAGGAAGAGAAAGAAGGCTGAGAAGAAGGGTGAGGAGAATGCTTCTGGTTCTGGGTCATCAGAGAAGGAAGGTCCTGTGGATTGGTGGGATGAATTCTCCAGGAGAGTTAATG GTGTGCAGTCTCCATCAAAGGTTTTAGACAAGTTTGAATCTGTTTTTAAGCTATCCAGGAAAACCTTCGACTACATCTGTTCACTTGTGAGTGAAGATATGATGGCAAAGTCGGCacattttgtgtttacaaaCGGTAAGCCCTTGTCTTTGCACGATCAAGTCGCTGTAGCCTTAAGAAGATTGAGCTCGGGTGAGTCACTAGTGACAATTGGCGATTCGTTTGGGGTGAACCACTCAACTGTGTCCCAAGTGACCTGGCGATTTGTTGAAGCCATGGAAGAAAGAGGACTTCACCACCTGCAATGGCCTTCCACTGAAGCAGAAATGACAGAAGTTAAATCCAAATTTCAGAAAATACGAGGCTTTCCCAATTGTTGCGGAGTTGTGGATACCACTCACGTCATGATGTGTTTGCCTGCTTCAGACCCCACAAGTAACGCATGGCTCGATCAAGAGAAGAATCACAGCATGGTCTTGCAAGCCATTGTGGACCCTGACATGAGGTTTCGGGACATAGTTACCGGATGGCCAGGAAAAATGAAGGACTGGTCGGTGTTTCAGAGTTCGAATTTTTATCAACTCTGTGCTAGAGGTGAGAGATTGAATGGGAAAAGGTTAGAGCTCTCCACAGGATTGGATGTCCGGGAATACATACTTGGGGACTTGGGGTTTTCTTTATTGCCCTATCTCGTGATCCCCTATGAAGGGAAAGAACTCCCAGAGCCGAAAGCTCAGTTCAATAAGTGGCATTATGCTACGCAGAAGGTAGCGCAGAGAGCATTGGCAAGGTTGAAGGATAGGTGGAGGATCATTCAGGGAGTGATGTGGAGACCTGACAAACATAGATTGCCAAGGATCATTCTCGTTTGCTGCTTGCTTCACAACATTGTTATAGATATGGAAGGCGGGGTTCAAGACGAGATGCCTCAGTCTCACAAACATGACTCAGAATACCGCCAACAGATTTGTGGAACTATTGACATAAACGGCGTTCATCTAAGAGAAAAGCTGTCTCTCTACCTGTCTGGAAGAAGGATGCCAATGCcaccttga
- the LOC137743484 gene encoding protein SOSEKI 5-like has protein sequence MAVTSRGRPSHLQIPSKWRDSETSPDRISPAQTGPSLPITPQKVPVVYYLSRNGQLEHPHFMEVPLSSPRGLFLKDVINRLNLLRGKGMALMYSWSSKRSYKTGFVWHDLTEDDLIHPSHGHEYVLKGSELLDPPLNHLALEAASSRSLRPPPEALKSAEDFESPVISRRRNQSWSSIDLNEYKVYKTESVGESARKAAADASTQTDEKRHRRRVVRDEHEEKGQGQSQREVIRIQSQSTELSRGEISPPPSDSSPETLESLMKADGRLVLCTNGANEEEAVNQTAEICPTGKMKASTVLMQLLSCGSISFRDCGSTAVREQGFSLIGHYKPRLPRGVTGNQVGTESVISNLAGVKLEDKEYFSGSLIETKKEAVPSLKRSSSYNADRSAQLQLEETEKGGVRAKCIPRKPKGIPTKREINHIASSSDGSCTSSHVGGSKRLEVHQ, from the exons ATGGCTGTCACTTCCAGAGGCCGGCCCTCCCACCTCCAAATCCCCAGCAAATGGCGCGACTCGGAAACCAGTCCGGACCGGATTAGTCCGGCCCAGACCGGTCCCAGTCTCCCCATCACTCCCCAAAAAGTCCCTGTCGTTTACTACCTCTCCAGGAACGGCCAGCTCGAGCACCCTCACTTCATGGAagtccctctctcttctccccgtGGCCTCTTTCTCAAAG ATGTTATTAACCGGTTGAACTTGCTACGTGGCAAGGGCATGGCTTTGATGTACTCCTGGTCTTCCAAACG GAGCTACAAAACCGGCTTCGTGTGGCACGATTTGACGGAGGACGACTTGATACACCCGTCGCACGGCCACGAGTACGTGCTCAAGGGGTCGGAGCTTCTTGACCCGCCGCTGAACCATCTGGCTCTCGAGGCGGCGTCGTCGAGGTCTCTGAGACCGCCGCCAGAGGCGCTGAAGTCCGCTGAAGATTTCGAATCTCCGGTGATTTCacgccggcgaaaccagtcgtGGAGTTCGATCGATTTGAACGAGTACAAGGTGTACAAGACCGAGTCAGTCGGCGAGTCCGCCAGGAAAGCGGCCGCCGACGCGTCGACTCAGACCGACGAAAAACGGCACCGGCGTCGTGTTGTTCGAGACGAGCACGAGGAAAAAGGTCAAGGTCAAAGTCAGCGCGAGGTGATTCGGATTCAGAGTCAGAGTACGGAGCTGAGCAGGGGCGAGATTTCGCCTCCGCCGTCTGATTCGAGCCCCGAAACGCTCGAGTCGCTGATGAAGGCGGATGGGCGGCTGGTGCTCTGCACGAACGGGGCGAACGAGGAGGAGGCAGTGAACCAGACGGCTGAGATCTGTCCAACTGGGAAGATGAAGGCGTCAACAGTCCTGATGCAATTGTTATCGTGCGGCTCGATCTCGTTCAGGGACTGCGGATCCACGGCGGTGAGGGAGCAGGGGTTCTCGCTGATTGGGCATTACAAGCCTAGGCTGCCACGTGGCGTGACCGGAAATCAGGTCGGGACGGAGAGCGTAATTTCGAATTTAGCGGGGGTAAAATTGGAAGATAAGGAGTATTTTAGCGGGAGCTTAATTGAGACCAAGAAAGAGGCGGTTCCGTCTTTAAAGAGGTCTTCTTCTTACAATGCAGATAG GAGTGCGCAGCTGCAATTGGAGGAAACAGAGAAAGGTGGAGTACGAGCAAAGTGCATTCCCAGGAAACCCAAAGGAATACCCACCAAGAGAGAGATCAACCACATCGCCTCTAGTAGTGATGGTAGTTGTACTAGTAGTCATGTAGGAGGGAGCAAACGACTCGAGGTTCATCAATAA